In Leptospira montravelensis, the DNA window CTTTCCGAAAGAAAACGCCTTCTTTTCAACGCACCTCACCTTGTAAAACCACTGCAATTTGTATTACCAACCTATGTTTGGTGGGAAAAACCGTTTTATTCCATTGGACTTACCATGTATGACATTCTTGCAGGAAGATCAGTAGTTCCTGGACATGAAAGAATTTCAAAAGCTACTGCATTGGATTATTTTGCCTCCTTAAAAAAAGACAATCTCAAAGGAGGAATTTCTTACTACGATGCTCAGTTCAATGACTCAAGACTCAACGTCACAACGGTAAGAGCAGCTAAAGAAAATGGAGCGGATGTATTATCGAGAATAGAAGTAACATCCTTTTTAAAAGATGCAAACGGGAAAATCATTGGTGTGACAGCCAAAGACCTAATCACAAAAAAGAAATTGAATATCAAAGCCAAGGTGGTTGCCAATACTACAGGGGTTTGGATTGATTCCCTTCGCAAATTAGATGATCCAAATGCAGGCAATGTCCTAGCACCTAGCCAAGGAATCCATCTCGTTTTTGATAAAACAAAGTTACCATGTCGTACGGCCATGATCATTCCAAAAACCGCAGACGGGCGAGTGGTATTTGTCATCCCTTGGGAAGGAAAAGTTCTTTTGGGAACCACAGACACCCCCATTCAAAAAATTGAGGAAGAACCTCTTCCGCTCCAATCGGAAGTAGAATTTTTATTAAAAACCGGTAATGATTATTTAGATACCAAGTTAACAAAAGATGATATTGAATCTGTATTCTCAGGTCTACGTCCCCTGATTTCTACCGGAGATAAAAAAGATACAAAATCAATTTCTCGTGAAGAGGCCATTCTTGTTTCTGACTCTGGCCTTGTTACGATGTCTGGCGGTAAATGGTCTACCTTTCGAAAGATGGCAGAAGACCTAACAGACAAACTGATTTCTGTCGGTAAACTTCCACCTAAAATGAATTGTGTTACAGCTAGTTTTGCTTTCCCAGGTGCGGAAGGATATTCCAAACACTTAGTCGCAAAAATCCAAACCTTGTATGATCTCTCTTATGAAACAGCAGTTCGTTTGGTGGATGCATACGGCGGCGAAGTATCGTTTATCCTTGGAAAACAACCTAAAGAAATCAAAAAAGGCACGGGTTATTTTGTAGAAGAAATCAAACATTTTGTAAAAAAGGAATTTGCACTCTCTGTTACCGATGTTCTATCCAGAAGATGGCGTCTTGTGTTTTTGGACTTAAAACTTGCAGAATCTCTCGCAGTACCTGTGGCCAATGCCCTCGCAAAAGAACTGGGTTGGAAAGAAACAGAGAAAAAATCTTCTTTAAATGAACTACTTGGTCATATCAAAGATTTAAAGAAAACAATCGCATAACAGAAAAATTGCGAGAAAAATAGATTGGATGGAATAATGCATTCAATCTATTTAGGTTTTGGAAGTTCATAATGATAAAAAGTTCTTCCTGATTCCTTTTCTTTTAAAACAAGAAGGTAATGAGTTTTAGGATTAAACACTTCAGAAAACCGAGTCCCCAATTTGGTTTTAAAATTCTCATAATCTTCATCACCAACTTCGGCGCGTTTGAAAATCCAGGAAATATTTCTTTCAATCCCTCCTCCATCGTAATAACTTAAATTGAGTTCCAATCCTTCTTCGGAAGACTGGAGGATGGTATAAGTTCCCACAATAGAAGGTAAAAATCCCAAGGGATCTCCTTCTCCATACATTTCTGAAAAACTAAAAGTTTGGTCTGCTTTAAAAAAAACCGGAAGGATGGTTCCTTGGTCATAAAATAATATGGTCCCTTTTTCATTAGCCAATACTAGCTGCCGAAAACCTGCATAATGCCTTTCCGCTTTCCCAAATTGTTCAATCGTTCTTTTGATTTTGTCAAAAGAGACCCAAGGATAGGCTACAAAACTATCTTTCTTTATTTCTCCAAATTGTAGTTCTGAAATACAAACGCGTCCGGTAGAACCCAAACCATAGGTTTCTAAAATTTCCACACGAATCACATTTCCCTGAAACGTGGAATCCAAATCCAAAACTTGAAACCCCGATTTTCCAAATTTGGGTTTGTTCAGTTCCAAATCCATTGTTGATTTGATTTTTAGTTTGGACTTTAAATCTTCCGTTTCCATATCGAAAGTTGTGATTCGAAGTTTTCTAACAGCATCATTTGATTTTAAGTCAACCGCAGATCTGTGAAATCCATTGAGTATCTGTAAGGCGGAGAACTGCGAATAAGATTGTAAATAGAGTGTAAACCCAGAATCTACCTCTTTTGCATTCGCACAAAAAGCGGAGGTTGTTTTGGTATCTAATGCGAATTCGGGACTGTATTTCCAAGGTTCTTCCGGACTAACCTGTCCTACACTTTGTGTCCTAAGGTAATCCAATTGTTTTTCTGATCCTTTACATTGGACAAGGAAAACTAAAATTAATATTAATGGAGAAATGATTCTAAAGAAAATTCTTAGGAAAGGAATGTTAGAAAAATAAATGGAGTGGTTCAGACTCATGGACTTTCAAACCATGAATCTGAATGAAACTTCGATCAAGCGAAAAACAATTTCTCTTAATCGATATAGTCCTTGAGTTTTTTGGAACGACTTGGGTGGCGAAGTCTACGAAGTGCTTTTGCTTCGATCTGACGAATCCTCTCCCGAGTGACCTTAAACTGATAACCCACCTCTTCCAGTGTTTGAGCATACCCATCATCCAAACCAAATCGCATCCGAATGACTTTCTGTTCCCGAGCAGGAAGTGTTTGTAAAACCTGACGGATTTGTTCCGACAAGATAGAGGAAGCCGCGGAATTTAAAGGAGAAATGACTTCTTTGTCTTCGATAAAATCTCCGAGTTCCGAATCTTCTTCCGAACCCACTGGGATCTCTAGTGAAATAGGTTCCCGAGCCACGTTTTTCACGGCTTTTACTTTCTGCACTGGCCAGCCAAGTCGTTCGGCAATTTCATCATTGGATGGATCACGACCAAACTCTTGGACAAAAAGACGTGTTTCCCGAATCACTTTGTTTACTTGCTCAATCATATGAACGGGAACACGAATGGTTCTTGCTTGGTCAGAGATGGCACGAGTGATGGCTTGTCTGATCCACCAAGTGGCGTAAGTAGAAAATTTATAACCTTTTTTGTATTCGAACTTATCTACGGCACGAATGAGACCGATGTTCCCTTCTTGGATGAGATCAAAGAAATGCATTCCACGGTTGGCATAACGTTTTGCAATAGAAACCACCAAACGAAGGTTTGCTCGCACAAGTTCTCTTTTGGCTTGTGCAATTTCCCTTTCCCCTTTGATGATTTTTTCACCCCAATCTTTGATTTCTCCAACTGGAGAACCCGCTTCCTGTTCCATACGACGGAGTTTTCTTTCGTTGTTGCGAATGTCTTTGATGACTTCTCTGACTTCATCAATATCACAACCCATCATCTTTTCGATTTCATCTAAGTTTTCATTTTTTTCGATGAAACGGTTGAGGGCTTTGATTTCGCGAACATCATGTCCGTATTTGGCTTTAATTTTAAGGAAATGTTTTTCAATTTCCTTAACACGAAATACCATTGATTTGATCTTTTGAGAGATCTTTTGGATTTCTTTTTGAGAAACTCCAATTTTACGAATGGCTTCATCGATTTTGCCCGTAGACATATCGATTTTTTCTTTAAGTTCTTTGAACTTCTTAGAATTTTCTGAATATTTACGAATGCGGTTTGTGGATTCGTTTAAAACTTTTTCATCCTGTTGGATGAGTTCCATGTTTTCAAAAAATACTTTTTCTAATTTGTCCGCTTGCTCTTGGTTGAGTGCGTACATTTTGTCCACTTTTACTAAGTCATAAACTTTGATTTTTTTGGACTTAATTTTCGGAATGAGTTTTGCAAAGTTTTGACGAA includes these proteins:
- a CDS encoding glycerol-3-phosphate dehydrogenase/oxidase, coding for MNHLDERKQTLKQLETTDYDVLVLGGGATGSGTALDASLRGYKVALLEKQDFSAGTSSRSTKLIHGGVRYLAQFHFKLIYEALSERKRLLFNAPHLVKPLQFVLPTYVWWEKPFYSIGLTMYDILAGRSVVPGHERISKATALDYFASLKKDNLKGGISYYDAQFNDSRLNVTTVRAAKENGADVLSRIEVTSFLKDANGKIIGVTAKDLITKKKLNIKAKVVANTTGVWIDSLRKLDDPNAGNVLAPSQGIHLVFDKTKLPCRTAMIIPKTADGRVVFVIPWEGKVLLGTTDTPIQKIEEEPLPLQSEVEFLLKTGNDYLDTKLTKDDIESVFSGLRPLISTGDKKDTKSISREEAILVSDSGLVTMSGGKWSTFRKMAEDLTDKLISVGKLPPKMNCVTASFAFPGAEGYSKHLVAKIQTLYDLSYETAVRLVDAYGGEVSFILGKQPKEIKKGTGYFVEEIKHFVKKEFALSVTDVLSRRWRLVFLDLKLAESLAVPVANALAKELGWKETEKKSSLNELLGHIKDLKKTIA
- a CDS encoding NADase-type glycan-binding domain-containing protein, whose translation is MSLNHSIYFSNIPFLRIFFRIISPLILILVFLVQCKGSEKQLDYLRTQSVGQVSPEEPWKYSPEFALDTKTTSAFCANAKEVDSGFTLYLQSYSQFSALQILNGFHRSAVDLKSNDAVRKLRITTFDMETEDLKSKLKIKSTMDLELNKPKFGKSGFQVLDLDSTFQGNVIRVEILETYGLGSTGRVCISELQFGEIKKDSFVAYPWVSFDKIKRTIEQFGKAERHYAGFRQLVLANEKGTILFYDQGTILPVFFKADQTFSFSEMYGEGDPLGFLPSIVGTYTILQSSEEGLELNLSYYDGGGIERNISWIFKRAEVGDEDYENFKTKLGTRFSEVFNPKTHYLLVLKEKESGRTFYHYELPKPK
- the rpoD gene encoding RNA polymerase sigma factor RpoD; translation: MENLASLPEVQKIISIGKANREVSYDEINEILPDKILNSEKIDDVFTLLHEMGIEIVEEYSKKSLEESSSLTTTKEETTKETKEKPARKKRESSVSSSSEDPIRLYLKEIGKVSLISGETEVFLAKRIEKGEKIIEETILSSSILRQNFAKLIPKIKSKKIKVYDLVKVDKMYALNQEQADKLEKVFFENMELIQQDEKVLNESTNRIRKYSENSKKFKELKEKIDMSTGKIDEAIRKIGVSQKEIQKISQKIKSMVFRVKEIEKHFLKIKAKYGHDVREIKALNRFIEKNENLDEIEKMMGCDIDEVREVIKDIRNNERKLRRMEQEAGSPVGEIKDWGEKIIKGEREIAQAKRELVRANLRLVVSIAKRYANRGMHFFDLIQEGNIGLIRAVDKFEYKKGYKFSTYATWWIRQAITRAISDQARTIRVPVHMIEQVNKVIRETRLFVQEFGRDPSNDEIAERLGWPVQKVKAVKNVAREPISLEIPVGSEEDSELGDFIEDKEVISPLNSAASSILSEQIRQVLQTLPAREQKVIRMRFGLDDGYAQTLEEVGYQFKVTRERIRQIEAKALRRLRHPSRSKKLKDYID